The genomic region CATGTCCCATCCCGAACGGTCCCACCCCGAGCCCCCCCACCCCGATGCCACCCGGCGACCGACTCCGGCAACCGAGCCGGCGCCGCCGGTCGGCGAGCTGGCCGGCCTGAAGGCCGTGGTGACCGGGGGCGCCTCCGGGATCGGGGCCGCCATCGTCCGAGCCTTCACCGGAGCGGGCGCCACCGTTGCCGTCCTGGACAGGGATCCCGCCGGCGCACCGGAGCCATCGTTGCCGCTGACCTGCGACGTGAGCGACGACCGTTCGGTGCGCGCCGCGATCGAGGAGGTCGGCAGCAGGTTCGGTGGGCTCGATCTCGTCGTCAACAACGCCGGGATCGGCGCCCAGGGGACGGTCGAGACGAACTCCGACGACGAGTGGCACCGGGTGTTCGACATCAACGTGCTGGGGATGGCCAGGGTGCTGCGAGCCGCGCTGCCGTTGCTGCGACGCTCGTCCTCCGCGGCCGTGGTCAACACCGCCTCGATCGCCGCCACCGCCGGCTTGCCCGAACGGGTCCTCTACAGCGCGACGAAGGGCGCCGTGCTGTCGATGACCAGATCGATGGCCGCGGACCACCTGCGGGAGGGGATCAGGGTGAATGCCGTCAACCCCGGTACCGCGGACACCCCCTGGATCGGCCGACTGTTGGACTCGGCGGCCGACCCGGCGGCCGAGCGAGCGGCCCTGAACGCCCGTCAACCGCACGGTCGTCTGGTGTCGGCCGACGAGATCGCCAGGGCGGTGCTCTACCTCGCCTCGCCGCTCTCCGGGTCGACCACCGGCACCTCGATCGCCGTCGACGGCGGCATGCACGAGCTGCGGTTGCGCCCGCTCCCGTCCTGAGCGCTCTTGTCCTCGTGGACGACGGCGGTGCTGGGAAACTGTCGACGTGGACGGTGCGGTCGTTGCCCCCAGCGTCCCGAGTACCGGATTCAACCAGCGTGAGCTTGACGAAGTAATCGATTTCAGGCACCGTACCGAGAGAAACGTGTCAGGCACGACGGGGATCAGTCGCCGGATGGTCTCAACACCCTTGATCCGGTGACGCCACCGGAACCGGGATCCGTTGATTCATCGGAGGTGTCCCCCCGCGGTGCTCGGACACCGATCGGCGCCCATCCGGCCGCCGACTGCAGCGCCTCGAGCCCGACAGGGCACCTGAACAGCGAATGAACCGAGCAGCACAGGCAAAGGAGCGCCAACGATGGCCAGCTACACCCTCCCCACCGCCGTGAGTCGTCCAGAGGCAGAGGCAGGCGTGGTCTACACCGTTGCCAGCGGCGACCTCCGGCCGGCTGCCAACACCATCTGCTGGCCGACCCAACAGCAGCTCGAGGGTGACGTCGGCAAGGCCGTCGAGTCCTTCGGGCGGACCGTGCGTCGCGGGCACGACATCGATCCGGTCAAGGGCCACGGCTTCATCGACAGCCAGCGGGCCGGTATCGAGGCGTTCCGGAACGTCCCGTACGACGCCCCGCTGATCGTCGTCGACGCGGTCTGGCAGTACAGCCAGTTCGTGCTGGCCGGACTGCTCTCCCATCGCGGACCGATCCTGTTGGTGGCCAACTGGTCCGGGCGGTTCCCCGGCCTGGTCGGGATGCTCAACCTCGCCGGCTCGCTCACCAAGGCCGGTCGCGCCTACTCCACCCTCTGGAGTGAGGACTTCACCGACCAGTGGGCTCTGGACAACCTCAAGACCTGGCTGGAGACCGGCACGATCGAGCACGACCTGAGTCATGTCCAGGATCTGCCCGCGCTCACTGATTCACCGGAAACCGAACTGGGACAGGCAGTTGCGCACCAGCTGCAGGTCGACCGCGCCATCATCGGGGTGTTCGACGAGGGCTGCATGGGCATGTACAACGCGATCTTCGACGACGCGCTGCTCGCCCCGCTGGGCATCTTCAAGGAGCGCCTGAGCCAGTCGGCGCTCGTCGCCGAGATGAACAAGGTGACCGACGAGGAAGCCGCCCGAGTCCGCAGCTGGCTGGACGATGCGGGCCTCGATTTCCGCACCGGCACCGACGACGCGACCGAGCTGACTGACGCACAGTTGCACAGCCAGTTCAAGATGTACGTTGCGGCGCTGCGGATCTCGGACGACTACGGGCTCGACGCCGTCGGTATCCAGTACCAGCAGGGTCTCAAGGACACCGTCCCGGCCTCCGACCTGGTGGAGGGTTTGCTCAACAACGTCGAACGTCCGCCGGTCACCTCCCGCGACGGCTCCCGCGAGCTGTTCGCCGGCGCCGCCCTCCCGCACTTCAACGAGGTCGACGAGGGCGTGGCGGTCGACTCCCTGGTGACGAACCGGATCTGGCTGGCCATGGGCCTCGACCCGGCGACCACCCTGCACGACATCCGGTGGGGTGAGGACTACGCCTTCTCCGACGGGACGACCGAGTTCGTCTGGGTGTTCGAGATCTCCGGCTCGGTGCCGGCCTCGCACAACGGCGGGTACGACAAGTCGTACTCGATGCGTCAGCCGAAGATGTTCTTCCCGCTCGGCGGCGGCACCCTCTCAGGCGTGTCCAAGCCTGGCGAGATCGTCTGGTCGCGGGTCTACATCTCCGACGACGTGCTGCACGCCGACCTGGGTCGCGGAACGGCCGTCGCCCTGCCCGCCGAGGAGACCCAGCGACGTCTGGACGCCACCGACAAGGAGTGGCCGATCATGCACGCCGTACTGCACGGGGTGGACCGCGACCAGCTCATGGCCCAGCACAAGGCCAACCACCTCAACGTCGTCTACGCACCCGACGCCGCCACGGCCGACAAGGCGCTCATCGCCAAGGCCGCAGCGTTCGACGCCCTGGGCATCACCGTCCACCTGTGCGGTCGAGTCGCGGTCTGACCTCCGGTCGACGACAGGCTCCTGGGGCGCCGTCGCTGCCCTGCCGAGCTCTTCCGATCTCCTCGGACGCGCCCGGCGTGGCAGCGGCGGCGCCCTCGTCGTCGTGCGTAGTCTGGGCGACACGGCTCGGCGGAAGAGGTGAGTAGGTGCGGGAACTCGATGTCCTCGGCTTGAACGAGGACGGTGCTCGGATCGTCTGCCACGACCCACTGAACGGCGAGGAGTTCTCGGTCGCCGCCGACGAGAAGTTGCGCGCGGCCGCTCGCGGTGATCTGAGCCGCATCGGCCAGCTCGAGATCGAGCTGCAATCGCAGCTCCGGCCGCGCGACATCCAGGCCCGCATCCGCGCCGGCGCCAGCGTTGCCGAAGTGGCCAAGCAGGCCGGCACGTCGATCAACCGCATCGAGACCTTCGCACATCCGGTGCTCATGGAGCGATCGGCGATGGCCGCCCGCGCTACGGTCTGCATGATCGACGGTTCGGCCATCACCACTCCCGTGCGAGACGTGATCGCCGCCCGACTGGCCGATCTGGGCCAGGCCACCGAGGTCGACTGGGACGCCCATCGCGCGCCGGACGGCTGGGTGCTGACCGCTCGCTGGAGCGTCGGACGCAGCCGCAACACGGCGGAGTTCACCTATCACCCGATCGCCGGCGGCGGCACGGTGATCGCCCGCAACGACATCGCCACCGAGCTCGTCCGGCCGGAACGCTCGCCGCTGCGCACGGTCCAGGCCGGCGGGACCTCCGGTTTCGGGCGCGCACTGGTCACCGGCCCCACTGCGGCACCTGCGGCGCCGGTCCTGGGGAAGGTGGCGCCGACGCCTGCATCATCGAGCGCCGTCGCACGCGACGAGCCTGCCGCCGATCGGACAGCTCGGATTCCGGACCGCGACCTCGCTGCCCGGACGGCGACCGAACCGAACTCCTCCGGAGTCGAATCCGACGCGGAGCAGCTCGTGGCCGACACGGTCGAGGACGAACGCGCCGGCGCCCGTCCTGATCACTCCCCCCGCGAGCAGATCGCCCGAACCGGCACCGACCACAGCTCCGCTCGCCCCGCCTCCCGCTCGGCCAAGTCGGCGAAGCCGTCCATGCCCAGCTGGGACGACGTCCTGCTCGGCGGCACTCGCAAGCGCTGATCGCCTGCCTGTCTCCGCGCCGATACGCTCGACCGTCAGCGCTCGATGGCCTCGTCGAGGATCCCGATGAAGTGCGTGCCGACGCCGGGGTAGTCGCCACGGACGAAACCTGTTGCCACGTCGGGCAACTTGTCGCGATCATGCGTGTCGCAGCTCACGTAGGTGAAGGCCGGCCACCACTTCTTCGGTCGGGCTGTCTCGGAGCTCCCGCAGACATCGCAGGTCAACTCGACCCACACCGGTTTCCGGCCGGTCCGGTTGGCGCGTGACTGGCCGAGCCAGGCCGGCGGGTCGGCGTCCAGCCGGGCGACCTCGGCCTCGGACATCCGCGCCGGCAGTCCGTTGCGCAGGGCCATCTCCGGAGGGATGTCGAGCCGGACCGCAGCTTCTCGTCGGGTGATCATGTCCGGTTCAGCCTAACGGGGCGCGTTCAGGCCGTCTTGTGGTGGACGTAGCACCAGCGCCAGTCCTCACCCGGCTCGGCGGACTGCATCACCGGGTGGGTGGTGTCGTGGAAGTGCGCGGTGGCGTGCCGACCGATCGAGGAGTCGCAGCAGGCGACGTTGCCGCACTCCAGGCAGCGGCGTAGCGCCACCGAGGTCATTCCTTCGTCCAGACACCGCTGGCAGAAATCGACCGTCGGGGTGTCGTCCACCGGATACCGGTCGAGATCGTCGCACGTCCCACCGGTGGCCCGGATCGAACTCGTCGGTCTCAGGTCACGTCGCTCCTCGGTCGCCATGTCGAGCATCGACTCCTCGACGTCCAACATCGCCAGCACATCGGCGACCACCTCGGACGGAACCGTGCCGGTACCGCGGATCTCGAGCACCCTGGCACGCTCCGCCTCGAGCAGTTCGAGGCGGACACGGGCATATGTCTCGCTGGGTGCCTCCTGGTCGGAGACCGTCCCGAGCCGTTCCCACGCGGCGAAGTTGCGCTGATCGAGTCGCTGCCGGATCAACTCGACGACCCCTTGGGCGTCGTGGTACTCCAGCTCGTCCAGCCGGTGCAGCGCCGCCTTCGACGCCTGCTGCAGCAGGGTGGCCCTGGCCAGTGCGTCCTCCGCCGGGTCCGGCCCGGGCACCCGCAGGCGCCGCGCCAGCCACGGCAGCGACAACCCTTGCAGGAACAGAGTTCCGGCCACCACCGTCAGCGCCATCATCAGCAGGACCTCCCGGTTGGGAGTGTCCTCGGGGATGACGAACGCGGCGGCCAGGGTGACGACGCCGCGCATCCCTGCCCAGCCCAGGATGAAGGTGAACGCGAGCGGCGGCTTGTGGCCGTCGACATCGGGCCGCGGACGCACCAGCAGGTATCGGGCGGGGAACACCCACACCAGTCGCAGCACGATGACGGCGCCGAGGGTGGCCAGGCAGATGACGGCGATGCGCCCGCCTGCGATGGGACCGGCGGCCGCTCCCTCGAGGATCCACCGCACCTGCAACCCGAGGAGGAGGAAGACGGCGTTCTCCAGGATGAAGGAGATGGTGCGCCAGTTCAGCCGCTCGGCGATCCGGGACTGCGCGGTCTGCACGACCGGCGCCTTGTGTCCCAGCAGCAGTCCGGCCACCACTACGGCGACCACCCCGGAGGCGTGGATCGCCTCCGCTGCGACGTAGGCGGCGAACGGCACGACCAGCGACAACCCGCTGTCCAGCACCGGATCGGTGAGGTGCCGGCGGATCTTGGCGACCACGACGAAGAAGACCAGCCCGATCGCCACCCCGCCACCGGCGGCGATCACGAAGTCCAGCGTCACCCCGCCCGCATCGAGGCCGGTGCCCACCGAGAGCGCGACCGCCGTCCGCAGGGCCACCAGCGCGGTGGCGTCGTTCAGCAACGACTCGCCCTCCAGGATCGTCACGATCCGCCGGGGCAGCCCGATCCGGCGACCGATCGCCGTCGCCGCCACCGCGTCGGGGGGCGCCACCACAGCACCGATCGCCAGTGCCACCGACCAGCTCACGCCGGGCAGCAACAGGTGCGTGACGAGTCCGACCCCGACGGCCGTGAAGATGACCAGCCCGACCGACAACAGCAGGATCGGCCGGCGATTGGCGTTGAAGTCGACCAGCGAGGTCTGTTGCGCCGCGGCATAGAGCAGCGGCGGCAGCAACCCGAACAGCACCACGTGCTCGGTCAGCTCGACCACCGGCACACCGGGGACGTAGGACACGCCGACGCCGACCAGGATGAGCAGGAACGGTGCGGGGACGTCGAACCGCTCGGCCAGCCAGGCGCAGACCAGCACACCGATCGCGAGGCCGCACAGCAACAGCGTGATCTCCACGTCGAGATTGTTCACCACCGCAGCCGAAGGACATCGCACGGTTCCACCCTCGGCGCAACGGGGCCGCCGGGCTCGACCTGCTCGACCGTGGCCGTGGCCGCCGCGAGTCCCTCGCCGAGTTGACCTCAACCGTGCTGCAGGTCGTACCGTCGGGCAGCTGATCATTCCCACGGGCGGAACCTCGCCCCTCGTATGCCGGGCCACCCGAAAAGCGTTTCGGGACCGTCGGAGACGAGATCTAACCTGAGACCGACATGACTGCCGCCGCCACCCTCCCCGTTCCAGATCCCACG from Nakamurella sp. A5-74 harbors:
- a CDS encoding SDR family oxidoreductase, producing the protein MSHPERSHPEPPHPDATRRPTPATEPAPPVGELAGLKAVVTGGASGIGAAIVRAFTGAGATVAVLDRDPAGAPEPSLPLTCDVSDDRSVRAAIEEVGSRFGGLDLVVNNAGIGAQGTVETNSDDEWHRVFDINVLGMARVLRAALPLLRRSSSAAVVNTASIAATAGLPERVLYSATKGAVLSMTRSMAADHLREGIRVNAVNPGTADTPWIGRLLDSAADPAAERAALNARQPHGRLVSADEIARAVLYLASPLSGSTTGTSIAVDGGMHELRLRPLPS
- the sepH gene encoding septation protein SepH, translating into MRELDVLGLNEDGARIVCHDPLNGEEFSVAADEKLRAAARGDLSRIGQLEIELQSQLRPRDIQARIRAGASVAEVAKQAGTSINRIETFAHPVLMERSAMAARATVCMIDGSAITTPVRDVIAARLADLGQATEVDWDAHRAPDGWVLTARWSVGRSRNTAEFTYHPIAGGGTVIARNDIATELVRPERSPLRTVQAGGTSGFGRALVTGPTAAPAAPVLGKVAPTPASSSAVARDEPAADRTARIPDRDLAARTATEPNSSGVESDAEQLVADTVEDERAGARPDHSPREQIARTGTDHSSARPASRSAKSAKPSMPSWDDVLLGGTRKR
- a CDS encoding fucose isomerase, which translates into the protein MASYTLPTAVSRPEAEAGVVYTVASGDLRPAANTICWPTQQQLEGDVGKAVESFGRTVRRGHDIDPVKGHGFIDSQRAGIEAFRNVPYDAPLIVVDAVWQYSQFVLAGLLSHRGPILLVANWSGRFPGLVGMLNLAGSLTKAGRAYSTLWSEDFTDQWALDNLKTWLETGTIEHDLSHVQDLPALTDSPETELGQAVAHQLQVDRAIIGVFDEGCMGMYNAIFDDALLAPLGIFKERLSQSALVAEMNKVTDEEAARVRSWLDDAGLDFRTGTDDATELTDAQLHSQFKMYVAALRISDDYGLDAVGIQYQQGLKDTVPASDLVEGLLNNVERPPVTSRDGSRELFAGAALPHFNEVDEGVAVDSLVTNRIWLAMGLDPATTLHDIRWGEDYAFSDGTTEFVWVFEISGSVPASHNGGYDKSYSMRQPKMFFPLGGGTLSGVSKPGEIVWSRVYISDDVLHADLGRGTAVALPAEETQRRLDATDKEWPIMHAVLHGVDRDQLMAQHKANHLNVVYAPDAATADKALIAKAAAFDALGITVHLCGRVAV
- a CDS encoding Na+/H+ antiporter gives rise to the protein MEITLLLCGLAIGVLVCAWLAERFDVPAPFLLILVGVGVSYVPGVPVVELTEHVVLFGLLPPLLYAAAQQTSLVDFNANRRPILLLSVGLVIFTAVGVGLVTHLLLPGVSWSVALAIGAVVAPPDAVAATAIGRRIGLPRRIVTILEGESLLNDATALVALRTAVALSVGTGLDAGGVTLDFVIAAGGGVAIGLVFFVVVAKIRRHLTDPVLDSGLSLVVPFAAYVAAEAIHASGVVAVVVAGLLLGHKAPVVQTAQSRIAERLNWRTISFILENAVFLLLGLQVRWILEGAAAGPIAGGRIAVICLATLGAVIVLRLVWVFPARYLLVRPRPDVDGHKPPLAFTFILGWAGMRGVVTLAAAFVIPEDTPNREVLLMMALTVVAGTLFLQGLSLPWLARRLRVPGPDPAEDALARATLLQQASKAALHRLDELEYHDAQGVVELIRQRLDQRNFAAWERLGTVSDQEAPSETYARVRLELLEAERARVLEIRGTGTVPSEVVADVLAMLDVEESMLDMATEERRDLRPTSSIRATGGTCDDLDRYPVDDTPTVDFCQRCLDEGMTSVALRRCLECGNVACCDSSIGRHATAHFHDTTHPVMQSAEPGEDWRWCYVHHKTA